In a genomic window of Variovorax paradoxus:
- a CDS encoding serine hydroxymethyltransferase produces MYQRNNLVEQTDPEIWAAIQAENARQEHHIELIASENYASPAVMAAQGSQLTNKYAEGYPGKRYYGGCEHVDVAEQLAIDRVKQIFGAEAANVQPHCGASANEAVLLAFLKPGDTIMGMSLAEGGHLTHGMPLNMSGKWFNVVSYGLDANEAIDYDAMERKAHEHQPKLIIAGASAYSLRIDFERFAKVAKDVGAIFMVDIAHYAGLVAAGVYPNPVPHADIVTSTTHKSLRGPRGGIILMKSQHEKAINSAIFPGLQGGPLMHVIAAKAVAFKEALSPEFKSYQQQVVKNAQIVAETLTQRGLRIVSGRTESHVMLVDLRAKGITGKEAEAVLGSAHMTINKNAIPNDPEKPMVTSGVRVGTPAMTTRGFKDEEARITANLIADVLENPRDAANIDAVRAKVHALTSRFPVYR; encoded by the coding sequence ATGTACCAACGCAACAATCTGGTCGAACAGACCGATCCCGAAATCTGGGCTGCCATCCAGGCCGAAAACGCGCGCCAGGAACACCACATCGAGCTGATCGCGAGCGAGAACTACGCCTCGCCGGCCGTCATGGCCGCGCAGGGCTCGCAGCTCACCAACAAGTACGCCGAGGGCTATCCGGGCAAGCGCTACTACGGCGGCTGCGAGCACGTCGACGTGGCCGAGCAGCTGGCCATCGACCGCGTGAAGCAGATCTTCGGCGCCGAAGCGGCCAACGTGCAGCCGCATTGCGGCGCCTCGGCCAACGAGGCCGTGCTGCTGGCCTTCCTCAAGCCCGGCGACACCATCATGGGCATGAGCCTGGCCGAAGGCGGCCACCTGACCCACGGCATGCCGCTCAACATGAGCGGCAAGTGGTTCAACGTGGTGAGCTACGGCCTGGACGCCAACGAAGCCATCGACTACGACGCGATGGAACGCAAGGCGCACGAGCACCAGCCCAAGCTGATCATCGCGGGCGCCTCGGCCTACTCGCTGCGCATCGATTTCGAGCGCTTCGCCAAGGTGGCCAAGGACGTCGGCGCGATCTTCATGGTCGACATCGCCCACTACGCCGGCCTGGTGGCCGCGGGCGTCTACCCGAACCCGGTGCCGCACGCCGACATCGTGACCTCGACCACCCACAAGAGCCTGCGCGGCCCGCGCGGCGGCATCATCCTGATGAAGTCGCAGCACGAGAAGGCGATCAACAGCGCGATCTTCCCCGGCCTGCAAGGCGGCCCGCTGATGCACGTGATCGCGGCCAAGGCGGTGGCCTTCAAGGAAGCGCTGTCGCCCGAGTTCAAGTCCTACCAGCAGCAGGTGGTCAAGAACGCCCAGATCGTGGCCGAAACCCTCACGCAGCGCGGCCTGCGCATCGTGAGCGGACGCACCGAAAGCCACGTGATGCTGGTCGACCTGCGCGCCAAGGGCATCACCGGCAAGGAAGCCGAGGCCGTGCTGGGCAGCGCCCACATGACCATCAACAAGAACGCGATCCCCAACGACCCCGAGAAGCCGATGGTGACCAGCGGCGTGCGTGTCGGCACGCCGGCCATGACCACGCGCGGCTTCAAGGACGAAGAGGCCCGCATCACCGCGAACCTGATCGCCGACGTGCTCGAGAACCCGCGCGATGCCGCGAACATCGACGCCGTGCGCGCCAAGGTCCACGCGCTGACCAGCCGATTCCCGGTCTACCGCTGA
- a CDS encoding DUF748 domain-containing protein: MNAAASIQSLRKNKWVRRGIVALLVLLGLWVLAWLAVPPIAKSQLQRIASEKLGRQVTVERIGFKPWTLELTLNNLRIATADGKGNQVVVRRIYADAELQSMFRLAPVIDAVTVEAPAILLTHQADGKYDIDDILARLASGPPPDPKAEPARFAIYNIAITEGAVDFDDQTVKRRHELRDFVLKVPFLSNLASQREVNTEPKLAFALNGSKFDSAALTTPFAASRKTDAHVQFNGLDLAPYLGYIPGGLPVQLQAGSLDADLKIDFQQASTVGLKVTGTVEAHGAKLADARGRDLLAFDSLKLALADVRPLESVFHLSEVALASPQLIVARDASGQLNLMARDPATGKTEKVVAAKPPAPPASSASAASGAAGAAAPKPALKVQVDKIALSGGRIGWRDETVQPGAAIDVSALGLDVTALTWPMEKPAQFSGSTEVGGATLKFKGSGTDKAAEVQTEVEALPLSLAAPYLANSLEPTLDGKLSGEIGIAWAPPDLRFKAKRVAADNLALTQAKTALASVGRFELRDTEVDMAKHTLAVGSFTATNPKVSIERDSEKRWMFERWLKTPAAAGGKPETEAKVAAPKPAGSGPESAPPGANTKPWALTVGTFAVDNGSLSYADKASATPVAVEITAFKLNAEKLAPETATKSPLQVSGRIGSGRRADPGRFDYKGHIVLKPLAAEGRLEVASFPAHAFKAYYADALNVDIRRAFVSYRGSVNYATAPAGMTVKLAGDTALDDFRANSVSLTQSPGFDRGDNQLLSWKTLSLRGLQVGLAPNAAPTVDVRETTLTDFFARVIIDPSGQLNLLSLTKKGEAESKAAAATTAETRSRRNLGGTTTTTRGPERPTGGAPVPAELMVGGAATPAAPASAPAAVAQAAPAAPGGPAPVINFGPMSLVNGKIDFTDLFVKPNYSADLSELTGKLSSFSSNPPNGQGGRPALAELELRGKAQQTAALEITGKLNPLAKPLELDITAKMRDLDLAPLSPYSVRYAGHGIERGKMSMDVNYKIAPDGQLTATNKLVLNQLQFGEEVAGAPNSLPVKLAVALLADRNGVIDVDLPLRGSLNDPQFSIGPLIFKAVVNLIVKAVTAPFSLLTGGLGGGGSSESSTITFEPGSSALSASAKESLDKVVKALVDRPTLEMTVIGTASLEKERDAYQRQRLRQMALAEKRRAAVRGGQAGTEVPPVTDAEYPALLTAVYKRADITKPRNMVGLAKDLPLNEMEKLLLASVPVDEESMRQLAVERGAAVRDYLLSQKLTSERLFLGAVRTTASGDDWKPGAELKLAMR; encoded by the coding sequence ATGAATGCTGCCGCCTCGATACAAAGCTTAAGAAAGAACAAATGGGTGCGACGCGGGATCGTGGCACTGCTCGTGCTTCTGGGCCTCTGGGTCCTGGCGTGGCTGGCGGTGCCGCCGATCGCCAAGAGCCAGCTGCAGAGGATCGCCAGCGAGAAGCTGGGCCGCCAGGTCACGGTGGAGCGCATCGGCTTCAAGCCCTGGACGCTCGAGCTCACGCTCAACAACCTGCGCATCGCCACCGCCGACGGCAAGGGCAACCAGGTCGTGGTGCGGCGCATCTATGCCGATGCCGAGCTGCAGTCGATGTTCCGGCTCGCGCCGGTGATCGACGCGGTGACGGTGGAAGCGCCGGCCATCCTGCTGACCCACCAGGCCGACGGCAAGTACGACATCGACGACATCCTCGCCAGACTGGCCTCCGGCCCGCCGCCCGACCCCAAGGCCGAGCCCGCGCGCTTCGCCATCTACAACATCGCGATCACCGAGGGCGCGGTCGACTTCGACGACCAGACCGTCAAGCGCCGCCATGAACTGCGCGACTTCGTGCTCAAGGTGCCGTTCCTCAGCAACCTGGCCTCGCAACGCGAGGTCAACACCGAGCCCAAGCTGGCCTTCGCGCTCAACGGCAGCAAGTTCGACTCGGCCGCGCTGACCACGCCCTTCGCCGCCAGCCGCAAGACCGACGCCCACGTGCAGTTCAATGGGCTCGACCTCGCGCCGTACCTGGGCTACATCCCGGGCGGCCTGCCGGTGCAGCTGCAGGCCGGCAGCCTCGACGCCGACCTCAAGATCGACTTCCAGCAGGCCAGCACGGTCGGCCTCAAGGTCACCGGCACGGTCGAGGCGCACGGCGCCAAGCTCGCCGACGCGCGCGGGCGCGACCTGCTGGCCTTCGACTCGCTCAAGCTCGCGCTGGCCGACGTGCGGCCGCTCGAATCGGTGTTCCATCTGAGCGAGGTCGCGCTGGCGAGCCCGCAGCTGATCGTGGCGCGCGATGCCTCGGGCCAGCTCAATCTGATGGCGCGCGATCCGGCCACGGGCAAGACCGAGAAGGTGGTCGCGGCCAAGCCGCCGGCACCGCCCGCTTCATCCGCCAGTGCCGCCAGCGGCGCCGCGGGCGCGGCGGCACCCAAGCCCGCGCTCAAGGTCCAGGTCGACAAGATCGCCCTGAGCGGCGGGCGCATCGGCTGGCGCGACGAGACCGTGCAGCCCGGCGCGGCGATCGACGTCAGCGCGCTCGGCCTCGACGTCACGGCCCTCACCTGGCCGATGGAGAAGCCGGCCCAGTTCAGCGGCAGCACCGAGGTCGGCGGCGCCACGCTCAAGTTCAAGGGCAGCGGCACCGACAAGGCGGCCGAGGTGCAGACCGAGGTCGAGGCGCTGCCGCTCTCGCTGGCCGCGCCCTACTTGGCCAACAGCCTCGAGCCCACGCTCGACGGCAAGCTCAGCGGCGAGATCGGCATCGCCTGGGCTCCGCCCGACCTGCGCTTCAAGGCCAAGCGGGTGGCGGCCGACAACCTCGCGCTGACCCAGGCCAAGACCGCGCTCGCGAGCGTCGGCCGCTTCGAACTGCGCGATACCGAGGTCGACATGGCGAAGCACACGCTGGCCGTGGGCTCGTTCACCGCCACCAATCCCAAGGTCAGCATCGAGCGCGACAGCGAGAAGCGCTGGATGTTCGAGCGCTGGCTCAAGACGCCGGCCGCCGCGGGCGGCAAGCCCGAAACCGAAGCCAAGGTGGCGGCGCCCAAGCCGGCCGGCAGCGGGCCCGAATCGGCACCGCCGGGCGCCAACACCAAGCCCTGGGCGCTGACGGTCGGCACGTTCGCGGTCGACAACGGCAGCCTCTCGTATGCCGACAAGGCCAGCGCCACGCCGGTCGCGGTCGAGATCACGGCCTTCAAGCTCAATGCCGAGAAGCTCGCGCCCGAGACCGCCACCAAGTCGCCGCTGCAGGTGTCGGGCCGCATCGGATCGGGCCGCCGCGCCGATCCGGGCCGCTTCGACTACAAGGGCCACATCGTGCTCAAGCCGCTGGCCGCCGAGGGCCGGCTCGAGGTGGCCTCGTTCCCGGCCCATGCCTTCAAGGCCTACTACGCCGACGCGCTCAACGTCGACATCCGCCGGGCCTTCGTCAGCTACCGCGGCAGCGTGAACTACGCGACGGCTCCGGCGGGCATGACCGTCAAGCTCGCGGGCGACACCGCGCTCGACGACTTCCGCGCCAACAGCGTCTCGCTGACCCAGTCGCCGGGCTTCGACCGCGGCGACAACCAGCTGCTGAGCTGGAAGACGCTGAGCCTGCGCGGCCTGCAGGTCGGCCTGGCGCCCAACGCCGCGCCCACCGTCGACGTGCGCGAGACCACGCTGACCGACTTCTTCGCCCGGGTCATCATCGACCCCAGCGGCCAGCTCAACCTGCTGAGCCTCACGAAGAAGGGCGAGGCCGAGTCCAAGGCCGCCGCGGCCACGACGGCCGAGACCCGTTCGCGCCGCAACCTGGGCGGCACGACCACCACCACGCGCGGACCGGAGCGGCCCACGGGTGGCGCCCCGGTGCCGGCCGAGCTGATGGTCGGCGGCGCCGCCACGCCGGCGGCGCCGGCCTCCGCGCCCGCCGCGGTGGCCCAGGCCGCGCCCGCCGCGCCGGGCGGCCCGGCGCCGGTCATCAACTTCGGCCCGATGAGCCTGGTCAACGGCAAGATCGACTTCACCGACCTGTTCGTCAAGCCCAACTACTCGGCCGACCTCAGCGAGCTGACCGGCAAGCTCAGTTCGTTCTCGTCGAACCCGCCGAACGGGCAGGGCGGCCGGCCCGCGCTGGCCGAGCTCGAACTGCGCGGCAAGGCGCAGCAGACCGCGGCGCTCGAGATCACCGGCAAGCTCAATCCGCTGGCCAAGCCGCTCGAGCTCGATATCACCGCGAAGATGCGCGACCTCGACCTCGCGCCGCTGTCGCCGTACTCGGTGCGCTACGCCGGCCACGGCATCGAGCGCGGCAAGATGAGCATGGACGTCAACTACAAGATCGCGCCCGATGGCCAGCTCACCGCCACCAACAAGCTGGTGCTCAACCAGCTGCAGTTCGGCGAGGAGGTCGCCGGCGCGCCCAACAGCCTGCCGGTCAAGCTCGCGGTGGCGCTGCTGGCCGACCGCAACGGCGTGATCGACGTCGACCTGCCGCTGCGCGGCTCGCTCAACGACCCGCAGTTCAGCATCGGGCCGCTGATCTTCAAGGCGGTGGTCAACCTGATCGTGAAGGCCGTGACCGCGCCGTTCAGCCTGCTGACCGGCGGCCTGGGCGGCGGCGGGAGCAGCGAGTCGAGCACCATCACCTTCGAGCCCGGCAGCTCGGCGCTGAGCGCCTCGGCCAAGGAAAGCCTCGACAAGGTGGTGAAGGCGCTGGTCGACCGGCCGACGCTCGAGATGACCGTGATCGGCACCGCCAGCCTCGAGAAGGAGCGCGATGCCTACCAGCGCCAGCGCCTGCGCCAGATGGCCCTGGCCGAGAAGCGCCGCGCCGCCGTGCGCGGCGGCCAGGCCGGCACCGAGGTGCCGCCGGTCACCGACGCCGAGTACCCCGCGCTGCTGACCGCCGTCTACAAGCGCGCCGACATCACCAAGCCGCGCAACATGGTCGGGCTGGCCAAGGACCTGCCGCTCAACGAGATGGAGAAACTGCTGCTCGCGAGCGTGCCGGTCGACGAGGAGTCGATGCGGCAACTGGCGGTGGAGCGCGGCGCCGCCGTGCGCGACTACCTGCTGTCGCAGAAGCTCACGAGCGAGCGGCTGTTCCTGGGCGCGGTGCGCACCACGGCCAGCGGCGACGACTGGAAGCCGGGCGCCGAACTCAAGCTCGCGATGCGCTGA
- a CDS encoding lytic transglycosylase domain-containing protein gives MNKAFDATARGLRTFVSDVADGFFEITHNGFALLGLAIVFAALALVARPDLRHQGEEQLMGWLQSRKPAPEATDLEPTAIERTTAASPGDLPKQQAAVAYWLSKKYRVAAEPLSVLVAEAYNIGKHTKLDPTLILAIMAVESSFNPFAQSQVGAQGLMQVMTRVHGDKYEPAGGTLTAFDPVTNMRVGVKVLQECIARAGSLEGGLRYYVGAANLEDDGGYAGKVMAERERLLQVASGRAPSPFAPTPPVLRPQPLPLPVVAPAKPDEATEPANGPTPPKVALLSAVS, from the coding sequence ATGAACAAGGCGTTTGATGCCACGGCCCGCGGGCTGAGGACCTTCGTGTCCGATGTGGCAGACGGCTTTTTTGAAATCACGCACAACGGTTTCGCCCTGCTGGGCCTGGCCATCGTGTTCGCGGCCCTCGCCCTCGTGGCGCGGCCCGACCTGCGCCATCAAGGCGAGGAACAGCTCATGGGCTGGCTGCAGTCGCGCAAACCCGCGCCCGAAGCCACCGACCTCGAGCCGACCGCGATCGAGCGCACGACGGCCGCGAGCCCCGGCGACCTGCCCAAGCAGCAGGCCGCCGTGGCTTACTGGCTCAGCAAGAAGTACCGCGTCGCGGCCGAGCCGCTGAGCGTGCTCGTGGCCGAGGCCTACAACATCGGCAAGCACACCAAGCTCGACCCGACGCTGATCCTCGCGATCATGGCGGTCGAGTCCAGCTTCAACCCGTTCGCGCAGAGCCAGGTCGGCGCGCAGGGGCTGATGCAGGTCATGACCCGCGTGCACGGCGACAAGTACGAACCGGCCGGCGGCACGCTGACCGCCTTCGACCCCGTGACCAACATGCGGGTCGGCGTGAAGGTGCTGCAGGAATGCATCGCCCGCGCCGGGTCGCTCGAAGGCGGCCTGCGCTACTACGTGGGCGCGGCCAACCTCGAGGACGACGGCGGCTATGCCGGCAAGGTGATGGCCGAGCGCGAACGCCTGCTGCAGGTGGCCAGCGGCCGCGCGCCCTCGCCGTTCGCGCCGACGCCGCCGGTGCTGCGCCCGCAGCCGCTGCCGCTGCCGGTGGTGGCCCCGGCCAAGCCCGACGAGGCGACCGAGCCGGCCAACGGCCCGACGCCGCCGAAGGTGGCGCTGCTGTCGGCCGTGTCCTGA
- the nrdR gene encoding transcriptional repressor NrdR, with the protein MKCPFCGHLETQVVETRVSEDADFVRRRRQCGACDKRFTTYERPDVNFPVVVKKDGSRADFDSTKVRASMMLALRKRPVSIEQIDNALLRIEQKLLASGLREIESTKVGELVMRELKKLDKVAYVRFASVYRSFEDVDEFRQLLRDI; encoded by the coding sequence ATGAAATGCCCTTTTTGCGGTCATCTCGAAACGCAGGTCGTGGAGACCCGCGTTTCGGAAGACGCCGACTTCGTGCGCAGGCGCCGCCAGTGCGGTGCCTGCGACAAGCGCTTCACCACCTACGAGCGCCCTGACGTCAATTTCCCGGTCGTGGTGAAGAAGGACGGCAGCCGCGCCGACTTCGACTCGACCAAGGTCCGTGCCTCGATGATGCTGGCGCTGCGCAAGCGCCCGGTGAGCATCGAGCAGATCGACAACGCGCTGCTGCGCATCGAACAGAAGCTGCTCGCCAGCGGCCTGCGCGAAATCGAGTCGACCAAGGTCGGCGAACTCGTGATGCGCGAACTCAAGAAGCTCGACAAGGTGGCCTACGTGCGCTTCGCCTCGGTCTACCGCAGCTTCGAGGACGTGGACGAGTTCAGGCAACTGCTGCGCGACATCTGA